A DNA window from Roseovarius sp. Pro17 contains the following coding sequences:
- a CDS encoding NADH-quinone oxidoreductase subunit J — MTAMVLAFYLFALSTLIGGLFTVISRNPVHSVLWLILSFISAAGLFVLLGAEFVAMLLVIVYVGAVAVLFLFVVMMLDVDFAELKAEMARYMPLALLIAVILLMQFGIAFGAWETSAGAEAAVAAAAPVGVQNTEALGLLLYDKYFLLFQLAGLILLVAMIGAIVLTLRHRVDVKRQNVLHQMWRDPAKAMELKDVKPGQGL, encoded by the coding sequence ATGACCGCTATGGTTCTTGCGTTCTATCTCTTTGCACTATCGACGCTGATCGGTGGCCTGTTCACCGTCATCAGCCGCAATCCCGTGCATTCGGTGCTGTGGCTGATCCTGTCGTTCATCAGCGCGGCGGGCCTTTTCGTGCTGCTGGGCGCCGAGTTTGTCGCCATGTTGCTGGTCATCGTCTATGTCGGCGCGGTCGCGGTCCTGTTTCTCTTTGTCGTCATGATGCTGGACGTCGACTTCGCCGAGCTGAAGGCCGAGATGGCGCGGTACATGCCGCTGGCCCTGCTGATCGCGGTGATCCTGCTGATGCAGTTCGGCATCGCATTTGGCGCGTGGGAAACGAGCGCTGGCGCCGAGGCCGCCGTCGCGGCGGCTGCGCCGGTCGGCGTGCAGAACACCGAGGCGCTGGGTCTGTTGCTATATGACAAATACTTCCTGCTGTTCCAGTTGGCGGGTCTGATCCTGCTGGTCGCAATGATCGGCGCAATTGTCCTAACATTGCGCCACCGCGTCGACGTCAAGCGCCAGAACGTGCTGCACCAGATGTGGCGTGATCCGGCCAAGGCGATGGAGCTGAAGGACGTCAAGCCGGGGCAGGGCCTGTAA
- a CDS encoding type III pantothenate kinase, producing the protein MLLAIDCGNTNTVFSIWDGTEFLCTLRTSTHHARTADAYFTWFSTLVKHYGIDVDITDVIISSTVPRVVYNLRVFADRFFGCRPMVVGKPECALPVPPRVDPGTLVGSDRLVNTAGAYDRHGGDLIVVDFGTATTFDVVARDGAYVGGVIAPGVNLSLEALHAAAAALPHIDVTTPPRVIGTNTVDCMQSGVYWGYIGLVQGLCAQIKAEYAQPMTVIGTGGLAPLFAQGANLFDKIEDDLTMHGLTVIHDYNKKG; encoded by the coding sequence ATGCTGCTGGCGATAGATTGTGGGAACACCAATACTGTCTTTTCGATCTGGGACGGGACGGAGTTCCTGTGCACGCTGCGCACCTCGACCCATCATGCGCGCACGGCAGATGCCTATTTCACGTGGTTTTCCACACTGGTCAAACATTACGGGATCGACGTGGACATCACGGATGTCATCATCTCGTCTACGGTGCCGCGCGTGGTGTACAATCTTCGGGTCTTTGCTGATCGGTTCTTTGGCTGCCGACCTATGGTGGTGGGCAAACCGGAATGCGCGCTACCGGTCCCGCCGCGCGTTGATCCGGGCACTTTGGTCGGATCGGACCGCTTGGTGAATACCGCCGGGGCGTATGATCGCCATGGCGGCGATTTGATCGTGGTGGATTTCGGCACTGCGACCACTTTTGACGTGGTGGCGCGCGATGGCGCTTATGTCGGCGGGGTAATTGCGCCGGGGGTGAACCTTAGCCTTGAGGCGCTGCATGCCGCCGCTGCTGCGCTGCCGCACATAGATGTGACCACGCCGCCGCGCGTGATCGGTACGAACACGGTCGACTGTATGCAGTCGGGCGTCTACTGGGGGTATATCGGGCTGGTGCAGGGCCTGTGCGCGCAAATCAAGGCGGAATATGCACAGCCCATGACAGTGATCGGCACTGGCGGGCTTGCCCCGCTTTTTGCCCAAGGCGCGAACCTGTTCGACAAAATTGAAGATGATCTGACGATGCACGGCCTGACCGTGATTCATGACTATAACAAGAAAGGCTGA
- a CDS encoding NADH-quinone oxidoreductase subunit M, with product MENVLSITTFIPLIAAAILAIFLRGEDEAAQRNAKWVALAATVVTFLVSLFILFDFDPGNTGFQFVEEREWLLGLKYKMGVDGISVLFVLLTTFMMPLTIAASWGVKSRVKEYMIAFLILETLMLGVFMALDLVLFYVFFEAGLIPMFLIIGIWGGKARIYASFKFFLYTFLGSVLMLVAMVAMFSDAGTTDIPTLMRHGFDHSTLTVLGLTITGGMQTLLFLAFFASFAVKMPMWPVHTWLPDAHVQAPTAGSVVLAAILLKMGGYGFLRFSLPMFPIGAEVMTPLVLWMSAIAIVYTSLVALAQSDMKKLIAYSSVAHMGYVTMGIFAANQQGIDGAIFQMLSHGFISGALFLCVGVIYDRMHTRDIDAYGGLVNRMPAYALIFLFFTMANVGLPGTSGFIGEFLTLVGVFKVNTWVAVVATSGVILSASYALWLYRRVVLGDLIKESLKSITDMSGRERAIFAPLVVMTLLLGVYPSLVTDIIGPSTEALISHYDTALAQGGSAAVQTAETAH from the coding sequence ATGGAAAACGTTCTGTCGATCACCACGTTCATCCCCCTCATCGCGGCGGCGATCCTCGCCATTTTCCTGCGCGGCGAGGATGAGGCGGCGCAGCGCAATGCCAAATGGGTGGCGCTGGCGGCGACGGTCGTGACGTTCCTCGTCTCGCTGTTCATTCTGTTCGATTTCGATCCCGGCAACACCGGCTTTCAATTCGTGGAAGAGCGCGAATGGCTGCTGGGCCTGAAGTACAAGATGGGCGTCGACGGGATCAGCGTTCTGTTCGTGCTGTTGACCACGTTCATGATGCCGCTGACGATCGCGGCGTCGTGGGGCGTGAAAAGCCGCGTCAAGGAATACATGATCGCGTTTCTCATCCTGGAAACGCTGATGCTGGGCGTGTTCATGGCGCTGGATCTGGTTCTGTTCTACGTCTTCTTTGAGGCCGGATTGATCCCGATGTTCCTGATCATCGGCATCTGGGGCGGCAAGGCGCGCATTTACGCGTCGTTCAAGTTCTTTCTCTACACCTTCCTCGGGTCGGTCCTGATGTTGGTCGCGATGGTCGCGATGTTCTCGGATGCAGGCACGACCGACATCCCGACCCTAATGCGCCACGGGTTCGACCATTCGACATTGACAGTGCTGGGCTTGACCATCACCGGCGGTATGCAAACGCTGCTGTTCCTTGCGTTCTTTGCCAGCTTTGCGGTCAAAATGCCGATGTGGCCGGTGCATACATGGCTGCCCGATGCGCATGTTCAGGCGCCCACGGCAGGATCGGTCGTACTGGCCGCGATCCTGCTTAAGATGGGTGGATACGGCTTCCTGCGGTTCAGTCTACCGATGTTCCCGATCGGAGCCGAGGTCATGACTCCGCTGGTGTTGTGGATGTCGGCCATCGCCATTGTCTATACCTCACTGGTCGCGCTGGCGCAGTCGGATATGAAAAAGCTGATCGCCTACTCGTCAGTCGCGCACATGGGCTATGTCACGATGGGCATTTTCGCCGCCAACCAGCAGGGCATCGACGGCGCGATTTTTCAGATGCTCAGCCACGGCTTTATCTCGGGCGCGCTTTTCCTCTGCGTCGGGGTTATCTATGACCGGATGCACACGCGCGACATCGATGCGTATGGTGGCCTTGTGAACCGGATGCCGGCCTATGCGCTGATCTTTCTGTTCTTTACCATGGCGAATGTCGGCCTGCCGGGTACATCCGGGTTTATCGGGGAATTCCTGACGCTCGTTGGCGTGTTCAAGGTTAATACCTGGGTCGCCGTCGTGGCCACGAGCGGCGTGATCCTGTCGGCGTCCTATGCGCTGTGGCTCTACCGCCGGGTCGTGCTGGGGGATCTGATCAAGGAAAGCCTCAAATCCATCACCGACATGAGCGGACGCGAGCGGGCCATCTTTGCCCCGCTGGTGGTGATGACGCTGCTATTGGGCGTCTATCCGTCGTTGGTGACCGACATTATCGGCCCCTCGACCGAGGCGCTGATTTCACACTATGACACCGCGCTGGCGCAGGGTGGCAGTGCTGCCGTCCAGACCGCCGAAACCGCGCATTGA
- a CDS encoding carboxymuconolactone decarboxylase family protein, whose amino-acid sequence MSNPTNPFEQMMKQMQDMAKSMAPGMDAFSPKAFEAMWQTMPKDIMEMAFGKGLNPDGLDAKTRLLLTLAGLTMQGAQADTAVRMTVRHAREAGATDAEIAETIASMAMFAGVPATTRAMELAREVMGGETEEGKDT is encoded by the coding sequence ATGAGCAATCCAACCAACCCCTTCGAGCAGATGATGAAGCAGATGCAGGACATGGCGAAATCCATGGCCCCCGGCATGGATGCGTTTTCGCCCAAGGCGTTTGAGGCGATGTGGCAGACGATGCCAAAGGATATCATGGAGATGGCCTTCGGCAAGGGCTTGAACCCCGATGGGCTTGATGCCAAGACGCGGCTATTGCTGACGCTGGCAGGGCTGACGATGCAGGGCGCGCAGGCCGACACGGCGGTGCGCATGACTGTGCGCCACGCCCGCGAGGCCGGCGCCACCGACGCCGAGATTGCCGAGACTATCGCAAGCATGGCGATGTTCGCCGGCGTTCCGGCCACGACCCGCGCGATGGAACTTGCGCGCGAAGTGATGGGCGGGGAAACCGAAGAAGGAAAAGACACATGA
- a CDS encoding biotin--[acetyl-CoA-carboxylase] ligase, which produces MKAPDWPDGYARRVMAEVDSTNAEGLRLARDLAGPTWIFAARQVAGRGRRGRAWRDPEGNFAASLVLKPIEAPGQAALRSFVAALALVDALSTLAPAAKLALKWPNDVLLSGGKLAGILLEGAGAGAHLDHLVIGFGVNLAGVPEQGDAAVAPVSLLSGAGVDVHAETLLDHLAAAYARREAVFVTDGFAPIRAAWLDRAARLGQDVTARTMRDEIRGRFDTVDESGNLVLSTPDGRRAIPAADVFFENEAE; this is translated from the coding sequence ATGAAAGCACCGGACTGGCCAGATGGGTATGCGCGGCGTGTGATGGCCGAGGTGGACAGCACCAACGCCGAAGGGCTGCGGTTGGCGCGGGATCTGGCTGGGCCAACGTGGATATTTGCCGCGCGGCAGGTTGCCGGACGGGGGCGGCGGGGGCGCGCGTGGCGCGATCCCGAGGGGAATTTTGCCGCATCCTTGGTGCTCAAGCCCATTGAGGCGCCGGGGCAGGCGGCGCTGCGGTCCTTCGTTGCGGCGCTGGCATTGGTTGACGCGCTGAGCACGCTGGCACCTGCGGCAAAGCTGGCCTTGAAATGGCCCAATGACGTGTTGTTGAGCGGTGGTAAGCTGGCCGGAATATTACTGGAGGGCGCGGGTGCTGGGGCGCATCTGGATCATCTGGTGATCGGGTTTGGTGTGAACCTTGCGGGCGTACCTGAACAGGGCGATGCGGCGGTGGCACCAGTTTCGCTGTTGTCCGGTGCAGGGGTGGATGTGCACGCTGAAACATTGCTGGACCATCTGGCCGCTGCCTATGCACGGCGCGAGGCGGTGTTCGTGACCGATGGCTTTGCCCCGATACGCGCTGCCTGGCTGGACCGCGCGGCGCGGCTGGGTCAGGACGTGACAGCGCGCACCATGCGGGATGAAATCCGGGGCCGGTTTGATACGGTGGACGAGAGCGGCAATCTTGTTCTATCTACCCCGGATGGGCGGCGGGCGATCCCCGCGGCGGACGTGTTTTTCGAAAATGAGGCCGAATGA
- the nuoN gene encoding NADH-quinone oxidoreductase subunit NuoN has translation MIQADLNIILPEIVIAVYAMLALLGAVFTGKDKMAGMLIWLTAALFVALAFWIGTTGNGTQSAFSGMFIDDGFSRFAKVMILLSAAAVIVMGQDYMARRGMMRFEYPVLVALSVVGMMMMVSAGDLMSLYMGLELQSLALYVMAAMRRDSVKSTEAGLKYFVLGALSSGLLLYGASLVYGYAGTTGFAGIIRAAEGHAPVGLLFGLVFVMSGLAFKVSAVPFHMWAPDVYEGSPTPVTAFFITAPKVAAMGLFARVMFDAFGGIVLDWQQIVALLSVLSIFWGSIAGIGQTDFKRLMGYSTIAHMGFALMGLASGTAFGVQAMLIYLAIYVTMNIGTFAFILSMQKDGLPVTDIRSLHLYSKAHPGRALAMLVLLFSLAGVPPLVGFFGKFYVLRAAYEGGLVWLAVLGVIGSVIGAFYYLRIVFYMYFGEEGEALDPPGSPVLWGFLMVSAAIIGLAWLPGVNLFGIEGAAQAAAATLVN, from the coding sequence ATGATCCAGGCTGATCTGAATATTATCCTGCCCGAGATCGTCATCGCAGTTTACGCGATGCTGGCCCTTTTGGGCGCGGTCTTTACCGGCAAGGACAAGATGGCAGGCATGTTGATCTGGCTGACTGCCGCGCTTTTTGTGGCGTTGGCGTTCTGGATCGGCACCACCGGAAATGGCACGCAAAGCGCGTTCTCGGGGATGTTCATCGATGACGGATTCTCGCGCTTTGCCAAGGTGATGATCCTGCTCAGCGCCGCTGCTGTGATAGTGATGGGGCAGGACTACATGGCGCGCCGCGGAATGATGCGGTTCGAATATCCCGTTCTGGTGGCCCTTAGCGTTGTCGGAATGATGATGATGGTCAGCGCCGGGGATCTCATGTCGCTCTATATGGGGCTCGAACTGCAGTCGCTGGCGCTATACGTCATGGCGGCAATGCGTCGTGATAGCGTGAAATCAACAGAGGCGGGCCTTAAGTATTTTGTGCTGGGCGCGCTCAGCTCAGGTTTGCTGCTGTATGGCGCGTCGCTGGTCTATGGCTATGCGGGCACCACTGGGTTTGCCGGTATCATCCGCGCCGCCGAGGGACATGCGCCTGTCGGCTTGCTGTTTGGCCTCGTCTTTGTGATGTCGGGGCTTGCGTTCAAGGTGTCGGCCGTGCCGTTCCACATGTGGGCGCCGGACGTCTATGAGGGCTCCCCGACGCCGGTCACGGCCTTTTTCATCACGGCGCCCAAGGTGGCGGCTATGGGGCTGTTTGCCCGCGTGATGTTTGACGCCTTTGGCGGCATCGTCCTTGACTGGCAGCAGATCGTCGCGCTTCTGAGCGTCCTGTCGATCTTTTGGGGCAGTATCGCTGGCATCGGTCAGACGGATTTCAAACGCCTGATGGGCTATTCGACCATTGCGCATATGGGCTTTGCCTTGATGGGGCTTGCCTCGGGAACTGCCTTTGGCGTGCAGGCGATGCTGATCTATCTCGCGATCTATGTGACGATGAACATCGGCACCTTTGCGTTCATCCTATCGATGCAAAAAGATGGGCTGCCGGTCACGGACATTCGCAGTCTGCATCTTTATTCCAAGGCGCATCCGGGCCGGGCGCTGGCGATGCTGGTGCTGCTTTTTTCACTGGCGGGCGTACCGCCCTTGGTCGGCTTCTTTGGCAAGTTCTACGTTCTGCGCGCGGCTTATGAGGGCGGGCTGGTCTGGCTGGCGGTGCTGGGCGTCATTGGGTCAGTCATCGGCGCATTCTATTACCTGCGCATCGTGTTCTACATGTATTTCGGCGAAGAAGGCGAGGCGCTGGATCCGCCGGGGTCGCCCGTTTTGTGGGGGTTCCTCATGGTGTCTGCCGCGATTATCGGGCTGGCTTGGCTGCCGGGTGTAAACCTCTTTGGCATCGAAGGGGCGGCGCAGGCGGCGGCAGCGACGTTGGTCAACTGA
- the nuoL gene encoding NADH-quinone oxidoreductase subunit L: MEKIILLAPLVGAIIAGFGWRIIGDKGAQVITTALLFLACLLSWVVFIGHDGTMQQIHIMDWVQSGHLNASWSIRLDRLTAIMLIVVTTVSALVHLYSMGYMAHDHNFEEGASYRPRFFAYLSLFTFAMLALVTADNILQLFFGWEGVGLASYLLIGFYYRKPSANAAAIKAFVVNRIGDFGFLLGIFAIFMLTDSLLFEDIFASGPMLAETNLRFLWADWNAANLIAFLLFIGAMGKSAQLGLHTWLPDAMEGPTPVSALIHAATMVTAGVFLVCRMSPLMEYAPEALLFVVFIGATTAFVAATIGLVQNDIKRVIAYSTMSQLGYMFVAAGVGAYSVAMFHLLTHAFFKAMLFLGAGSVITGMHHEQDMRNYGGLRKKMPYTFWAMMIGTLAITGVGIPLTHIGFAGFLSKDAVIESAWAGTAGGYAFWMLVIAAALTSFYSWRLMFMTFFGTARGDKATHQNAHESSMFMLVPLGVLALGSVLAGMVWYGSFFGDHAQVNKFFGIPAHQAEASEAGLGDDSHGEGVVAAGENLAEGDVAAAADAVTTDIETGQDTTEAAEAQHAATPGMAPEGAIYMGDGNTVIDDAHHAPVWVKVSPFVAMVLGLLTALWFYVWSPGTPRKFADAQRPLYNFLLNKWYFDEIYDVLLVRPAKRLGGFLWTRGDGSVIDGLINGVAMGIVPFFTRLAGRAQSGYIFTYAFAMVIGIAVLVTWMTMAGGAN; this comes from the coding sequence ATGGAAAAGATTATCCTCCTTGCCCCGTTGGTGGGCGCCATCATCGCGGGCTTTGGCTGGCGGATTATCGGCGACAAGGGCGCGCAGGTCATCACGACCGCGCTGCTGTTTCTCGCCTGTCTGCTCAGCTGGGTCGTGTTTATCGGCCATGACGGCACCATGCAGCAGATCCACATCATGGACTGGGTGCAATCGGGTCATCTGAACGCAAGCTGGTCCATCCGCCTTGACCGGCTGACGGCGATCATGCTGATCGTGGTGACGACCGTGTCGGCGCTGGTTCACCTCTATTCGATGGGCTACATGGCCCATGACCATAATTTCGAAGAGGGTGCCAGCTATCGCCCCCGCTTCTTTGCTTACCTGTCGCTCTTTACCTTCGCGATGCTGGCTCTGGTGACGGCGGACAACATCCTACAGCTCTTCTTTGGCTGGGAGGGCGTTGGACTCGCCTCATATCTGCTGATTGGCTTTTACTATCGCAAGCCATCGGCCAACGCCGCCGCGATCAAGGCCTTTGTGGTCAACCGCATCGGCGATTTCGGGTTTCTCCTTGGCATTTTTGCGATTTTCATGCTGACCGACAGCCTCCTCTTTGAGGATATCTTTGCCTCTGGTCCCATGCTGGCCGAAACGAACCTGCGATTCTTGTGGGCCGACTGGAACGCGGCGAACCTGATCGCCTTCCTCCTGTTTATCGGCGCGATGGGCAAATCCGCACAGCTGGGTCTGCACACATGGCTGCCCGACGCGATGGAAGGCCCGACCCCGGTGTCGGCCCTGATCCACGCGGCGACGATGGTCACCGCTGGTGTGTTCCTCGTCTGCCGCATGTCGCCGCTGATGGAATACGCGCCCGAGGCGTTGCTGTTTGTCGTCTTTATCGGCGCAACCACGGCGTTTGTCGCCGCGACCATCGGCCTCGTGCAGAACGACATCAAGCGCGTCATTGCTTATTCCACCATGTCACAGCTGGGCTACATGTTCGTCGCCGCAGGCGTCGGCGCCTATTCGGTGGCGATGTTCCACCTGCTGACACACGCGTTTTTCAAAGCGATGCTGTTCCTTGGCGCGGGCTCGGTCATCACGGGGATGCATCACGAGCAGGACATGCGCAACTATGGCGGCTTGCGTAAAAAAATGCCCTACACCTTTTGGGCGATGATGATCGGCACGCTGGCCATCACGGGCGTCGGCATCCCGCTGACGCATATCGGATTTGCAGGGTTCCTCAGCAAGGACGCGGTGATCGAGAGCGCATGGGCCGGAACCGCAGGCGGCTATGCCTTCTGGATGCTGGTGATCGCGGCGGCACTGACCAGCTTTTACAGCTGGCGGCTGATGTTCATGACGTTCTTTGGCACTGCGCGCGGTGACAAGGCTACGCACCAGAACGCACATGAATCCTCCATGTTCATGCTGGTTCCCCTAGGAGTCCTGGCGCTGGGATCGGTGCTGGCGGGTATGGTCTGGTATGGCAGCTTCTTCGGCGATCATGCGCAAGTGAACAAGTTTTTCGGCATCCCCGCGCATCAGGCCGAGGCCAGCGAGGCCGGGCTTGGCGATGATAGTCACGGCGAAGGCGTCGTCGCAGCTGGTGAAAATCTGGCCGAAGGCGATGTCGCTGCCGCTGCCGATGCCGTCACCACCGACATTGAGACCGGCCAAGACACGACCGAAGCAGCCGAGGCGCAGCATGCGGCGACGCCCGGCATGGCCCCCGAGGGCGCGATTTACATGGGCGACGGGAACACTGTCATAGACGACGCGCATCACGCGCCAGTCTGGGTCAAGGTCAGCCCGTTCGTCGCCATGGTGCTCGGCCTTCTGACGGCCCTGTGGTTCTACGTCTGGAGCCCCGGCACACCGCGCAAGTTCGCAGACGCTCAGCGTCCGCTCTACAATTTCCTGCTGAACAAGTGGTATTTCGACGAAATCTACGATGTCCTCTTGGTGCGCCCGGCCAAACGCCTCGGCGGCTTTCTGTGGACGCGCGGTGATGGGTCAGTGATCGACGGCCTGATCAACGGCGTGGCGATGGGCATCGTGCCCTTCTTTACCCGGCTCGCAGGACGCGCGCAGTCTGGCTACATCTTTACCTATGCCTTCGCCATGGTGATCGGGATCGCGGTTCTCGTCACATGGATGACTATGGCCGGAGGGGCAAACTGA
- the nuoK gene encoding NADH-quinone oxidoreductase subunit NuoK: protein MIGIEHYLTVAATLFVIGIFGLFLNRKNVIILLMSIELMLLAVNINLVAFSSFANDLTGQIFTLLVLTVAAAEAAIGLAILVCFFRNRGTIAVEDVNVMKG from the coding sequence ATGATCGGAATTGAACATTACCTGACGGTGGCGGCGACGCTGTTTGTCATCGGCATTTTCGGGCTATTCCTGAACCGCAAGAACGTGATCATTCTGCTCATGTCGATTGAGCTGATGCTGCTGGCGGTCAACATCAATCTTGTCGCCTTTTCCAGCTTTGCGAACGATCTGACCGGGCAGATTTTCACTCTGCTTGTGCTGACCGTCGCCGCCGCCGAGGCCGCTATCGGCCTTGCGATCCTCGTCTGCTTCTTCCGCAACCGCGGGACCATCGCGGTCGAAGACGTCAACGTGATGAAGGGCTGA